In the genome of Raphanus sativus cultivar WK10039 chromosome 4, ASM80110v3, whole genome shotgun sequence, one region contains:
- the LOC108849863 gene encoding ADP-ribosylation factor-like protein 8c, translated as MGLWDSLLNWLRSLFFKQEMELSLVGLQNAGKTSLVNAIATGGYSEDMIPTVGFNMRKVTKGNVTIKIWDLGGQRRFRTMWERYCRGVSAIVYVIDAADRDSVPISRSELHDLLTKPSLNGIPLLILGNKIDKSEALSKQALVDQLGLDSVADREVCCYMISCKDSINIDAVIDWLIKHSRTAK; from the exons ATGGGTCTATGGGATTCGCTTCTAAACTGGCTCAGGAG CTTGTTCTTCAAACAAGAGATGGAGCTCTCACTCGTTGGCCTTCAGAATGCTGGAAAGACTTCTCTTGTCAATGCCATCGCT ACTGGAGGTTACAGTGAAGATATGATACCAACTGTGGGGTTCAACATGAGGAAAGTCACTAAAGGAAACGTTACCATCAAGATTTGGGATCTTGGAGGCCAACGAAGGTTCCGCACCATGTGGGAGCGTTACTGTCGTGGAGTTTCCGCCATTGT ATATGTGATTGATGCTGCAGACCGAGACAGTGTACCGATATCAAGAAGTGAGTTGCATGATCTGTTAACGAAACCGTCCTTGAACGGTATTCCTCTTTTGATCCTAGGCAACAAGATTGATAAGTCTGAAGCTCTCTCCAAGCAAGCTTTGGTTGATCAACT AGGGCTTGATTCCGTAGCTGACAGAGAGGTTTGTTGTTACATGATCTCGTGTAAGGACTCGATTAACATCGATGCAGTCATTGATTGGCTCATTAAGCACTCGAGAACCGCTAAATAA
- the LOC108852175 gene encoding GDSL esterase/lipase At5g37690, translated as MMIRLALVAVISSFVAAQSASTTSLITYIFGDSLTEVGNNNYLQYSLARSDFPWYGIDFSGGQATGRFTNGRTIGDIISTKLGIPSPPPYLSLSRNDDAFLNGINYASGGAGILNETGLYFIQRLTFDDQINCFKKTKEVIRAKIGDRAANQHVSDAMYFIGLGSNDYVNNFLQPFMADGQQYTHDEFVELLTSTLDNQLTTLYKLGARKVIFHGLGPLGCIPSQRVKSKTGMCLKRVNEWVMEFNTRTTKLLEDLNKLLPGAKFAFADTYPAVLDLIDNPTRYGFKVANTSCCNVDTSVGGLCLPNSKMCKNRKDFVFWDAFHPSDSANQILADQLFSSLLASSSHSPAPAPKNNH; from the exons ATGATGATAAGGCTGGCTCTCGTGGCCGTCATCTCCTCCTTCGTGGCTGCACAATCAGCATCAACGACGTCGCTTATAACCTATATATTTGGCGACTCATTAACCGAAGTTGGTAACAACAATTATTTGCAATATTCGCTGGCGAGATCAGACTTTCCATGGTATGGAATTGATTTCTCCGGCGGCCAAGCTACAGGAAGATTCACCAACGGTCGGACTATCGGTGATATCATAT CTACGAAGCTTGGGATTCCATCCCCACCACCATATCTATCGTTATCACGAAACGACGACGCATTTCTAAACGGTATCAATTACGCATCCGGTGGAGCTGGAATCCTCAACGAAACTGGCCTCTATTTT ATCCAACGGTTGACGTTTGATGATCAAATTAATTGTTTCAAGAAAACTAAAGAGGTTATTAGGGCGAAAATTGGAGATAGAGCAGCCAACCAGCATGTTAGTGATGCCATGTACTTCATTGGCTTGG GAAGCAACGATTATGTAAACAATTTCTTGCAGCCATTTATGGCGGATGGGCAGCAATATACACATGATGAATTTGTCGAACTCTTGACCTCAACCCTAGACAATCAACTCACG ACACTATACAAACTAGGAGCGAGGAAGGTTATATTTCATGGGCTAGGTCCATTGGGCTGTATCCCATCACAGAGAGTAAAATCGAAGACAGGTATGTGCCTCAAGCGTGTCAACGAATGGGTAATGGAATTTAACACGAGAACAACGAAGCTTCTAGAAGATCTCAACAAACTCCTTCCCGGAGCTAAATTTGCGTTTGCCGACACCTATCCGGCCGTTCTCGATCTCATTGACAATCCCACTCGATACG GGTTTAAGGTAGCGAACACGTCGTGTTGCAACGTGGACACGAGTGTTGGAGGGCTTTGTCTTCCCAATTCAAAGATGTGCAAAAATCGTAAAGACTTCGTTTTCTGGGACGCGTTCCATCCCTCTGATTCAGCTAATCAAATCCTAGCCGATCaacttttctcttctcttcttgcttcttcttctcattcTCCTGCTCCTGCCCCTAAAAACAATCATTAA
- the LOC108854574 gene encoding uncharacterized protein LOC108854574, with protein MSVACGLECVFCVGFSRWAWKRCTHVGSDDSATWAAATPEEFEPIPRICRVILAVYEPDLRNPKVSPSIGKFDLNPDWVIKRVTYEKTQGRSPPYIVYLDHDHREIVLAIRGLNLAKESDYKILLNNKLGQKMLGGGYVHHGLLESAAWVLNQEWETLRGLWEENGGEYDLVFAGHSLGSGVAALMAVLVVNTPAMIGGVPRSKIRCFALAPARCMSLNLAVKYADVIFSVILQDDFLPRTATPLEDIFKSIFCLPCLLFLVCLRDTFIPEGRKLRDPRRLYAPGRIYHIVERKFCRCGRFPPEVKTAIPVDGRFEHIVLSSNATSDHAILWIERESEKALQEMREKSAETVATVAPKEKRMERLNTLEKEHRDALERAVSLNIPHAVSAPEEEQEEEECNSAEASEPKSKKKNWDEVVEKLFHRSNSGEFVLNENVAGTER; from the exons atgtcaGTAGCTTGTGGACTAGAATGCGTATTCTGCGTGGGATTCAGCCGGTGGGCATGGAAACGCTGCACACACGTGGGCTCCGACGACAGCGCCACGTGGGCGGCAGCAACACCCGAAGAGTTCGAGCCCATCCCACGAATCTGCCGCGTCATCCTCGCCGTCTACGAGCCCGATCTCCGAAACCCCAAAGTCTCCCCTTCGATCGGAAAGTTCGACCTGAACCCGGACTGGGTCATCAAACGAGTGACCTACGAGAAGACCCAAGGACGGTCTCCGCCGTACATCGTCTACCTCGACCACGACCACCGCGAGATCGTGCTCGCGATCCGGGGACTGAACCTGGCCAAGGAGAGCGACTACAAGATCCTTCTCAACAACAAGCTGGGTCAGAAGATGCTGGGCGGCGGGTACGTTCATCACGGGCTCTTGGAGTCTGCGGCTTGGGTCTTGAATCAAGAGTGGGAGACGCTTCGTGGGCTTTGGGAGGAGAATGGGGGAGAGTATGATTTGGTCTTCGCTGGTCATTCTTTGGGGTCTGGTGTTGCCGCGTTGATGGCGGTCTTGGTGGTTAATACTCCCGCGATGATCGGTGGTGTGCCCAGGAGTAAGATCAGGTGTTTCGCTTTGGCGCCGGCGAGGTGTATGTCGCTTAACCTGGCTGTTAAGTATGCTGACGTCATCTTCTCCGTTATTTTGCAG GATGATTTTTTACCAAGAACGGCGACGCCATTAGAGGATATTTTCAAGTCCATCTTCTG CTTGCCTTGCTTGTTGTTTTTAGTTTGTTTGAGAGATACGTTTATACCAGAGGGTCGGAAACTAAGGGACCCTCGAAGACTTTATGCTCCTGGTCGGATCTATCATATCGTGGAACGAAAGTTTTGCag atGTGGAAGGTTTCCTCCTGAAGTGAAAACCGCTATTCCCGTTGATGGGAGGTTTGAACATATAGTATTGTCATCGAATGCAACATCCGATCATGCGATTCTATGGATAGAAAGAGAATCTGAAAAGGCCCTTCAG GAAATGAGAGAGAAGAGTGCAGAGACAGTGGCGACAGTGGCACCAAAAGAGAAGAGGATGGAGAGGTTAAACACGTTAGAGAAAGAGCACAGAGATGCGTTAGAGAGAGCTGTGAGTCTCAATATCCCACATGCAGTTTCTgccccagaagaagaacaagaagaagaagaatgcaACAGTGCGGAAGCATCGGAACCAAagtcgaagaagaagaattggGACGAGGTGGTGGAGAAACTGTTTCATAGAAGCAATTCTGGTGAGTTCGTTCTTAACGAGAACGTTGCTGGTACTGAAAGATAG